One Metamycoplasma gateae genomic window, AAAATGTTGAGTTTAAACCTGTTTATGATTTAAATGTCGGTAGATTTATTTTTACATACAATAGCAACTTAGATAGCAAGAATAAGCTTGAATTTAAAGATATAAATAATTTAAATTTTGAAATTCAATATAAAGTTAATAATTATTGATATCAAACAAAATCATTTTCTTATTGAATTAAACCTAATAGTCGTTCTAAAAATATATCAATAAATAATGAAACTAATATAGAAATTTTAAGCGAAATAATAATAACTTCCTTACCTGATAGGATAGATAAAAATTTAATTAACCACAGTTTCGAAACTAAATATTTAAATTTATCGTTCAAACCTAGTATTTTAAAGCAAGCTTTTTATAATACAAAAATATTAGATTTAAGGATAACTAAATTTAATAAACAAAATAATGAATTTTTTATTCTTGATAATAGCGACATTTATGACTTAAAATTTTCAGATTTATCAATCTTAAACAATTTAAAAAATAAGTATGAAATTAAGTTAAATTATCAATCGTTTAATTCTATGCAAGTTAATGTAGATTCTTATTCATATTTTGATAAATATAGCAATGATGTGATTATTAATAATCAAAATCCAAAATCAAAACCGGGCCTTTTAATTCCGTTGAACTACAGTGGGGTTTTTGGCTATGAACTAAATTTTAATATAGGGAAAAATCTAAAGAACTTTAAGTTATCTTATTCGCAAGAAATAAATAAACCGTTTTTTGGATTAAATAATGGATTAATAAGATTAAAGACAAAAAATATTAAAGGTTGATTGACTGATGAAAAATGAATCAAAATAAAATACGAAAATTTTAATGAAATAATAAATAGTGCAAATTCATTAAATAACATTGAGGAAATAGGAGATAAATAATGAAAGAAAGAACAAAAAAGATATTACTATGAACTGGAATAGGGTTGGTAGTCGCTTCAACAATAGCAGTTGCTACAACATTTGTTATCATGAAAGAAAATAAGAAAAAGGAAGAAACTCATAAAAATATAATTGACAATAATATAGATACTGATAAAAAAAGTTCAAAATTAAAAAATGAACTAGATAAAGAAAATGATAATGAAGAAACTAGGGATGAAGAATTTTTATTAGACGATAAAAATAAAAAAGAGGTTGATTGAAGAGAAATATTTCCTGATATCAAAAGTTCCGATTACTATGATAAATTAAATTATCGTGACGGACAAGCATGAATTGATGAAGATATGATTGTTTATATAATAAAAGATATTTTGAATCGTATGCTTGTGACAAATGGAGAAGTGAATTATGCATACAAACAAATTGATGACCAAAATTTATTAATAACTTTTAAATGAAATAATGATGATGAAAAAAGTTCCATAACATATAAGATATACACAAATAAGGTATAATTATGTAATGAATTTTAAAGAATTAGTATTTAAAGAATTGAAAAAATTAACAAAAAAAACTTTTGATTTAAACACTCAAATAAAAGAGTTAAACATCGATAGTCTTGATTTGGTTATTTTAGTTTCGGATTTAGAATCAAAATTAAAAATAGAAATAAAAGATGAAGAATTAATGAAATTAAAAACAATTGAAGACATTATAAATATAATTGAACAAAAACATATAAAATAATAAAAATACGGTAAAATATTTATCGTACCATTTATTTACGGGTATAGTTCAATG contains:
- a CDS encoding MHO_1580 family protein produces the protein MLIVHNKNIDQNNDINRNVWTEEYLLNAQQNKYLENWSSVNELTKLKIRRIIQSDDFIITFEHFNNLKNVQEIKVSGFINNKNVEFKPVYDLNVGRFIFTYNSNLDSKNKLEFKDINNLNFEIQYKVNNYWYQTKSFSYWIKPNSRSKNISINNETNIEILSEIIITSLPDRIDKNLINHSFETKYLNLSFKPSILKQAFYNTKILDLRITKFNKQNNEFFILDNSDIYDLKFSDLSILNNLKNKYEIKLNYQSFNSMQVNVDSYSYFDKYSNDVIINNQNPKSKPGLLIPLNYSGVFGYELNFNIGKNLKNFKLSYSQEINKPFFGLNNGLIRLKTKNIKGWLTDEKWIKIKYENFNEIINSANSLNNIEEIGDK
- a CDS encoding MHO_1590 family protein, which encodes MKERTKKILLWTGIGLVVASTIAVATTFVIMKENKKKEETHKNIIDNNIDTDKKSSKLKNELDKENDNEETRDEEFLLDDKNKKEVDWREIFPDIKSSDYYDKLNYRDGQAWIDEDMIVYIIKDILNRMLVTNGEVNYAYKQIDDQNLLITFKWNNDDEKSSITYKIYTNKV
- a CDS encoding acyl carrier protein, coding for MNFKELVFKELKKLTKKTFDLNTQIKELNIDSLDLVILVSDLESKLKIEIKDEELMKLKTIEDIINIIEQKHIK